The Antechinus flavipes isolate AdamAnt ecotype Samford, QLD, Australia chromosome 4, AdamAnt_v2, whole genome shotgun sequence genomic interval TTTTCTcattcccatttctctctctctcagtttttCACTCTCAATTCTTCAGTCTCTCAGTCTCCCTGGATTTTCCTCTCTTGGTCCTtcagtctttgtctctgtctttctgtgtccctCAGTCTCTCCCTGATTCTTTCATTTCTTGACACTCCCCATCCAGCTAGGTCCCTCAAACTTTCCAGACCTGtctttcattctcttcattttcttctatttctctctgtacCTCAATCTTCCCCTCcactctgtttttgcttttcaaaCTTCTCATCTTTCTGTCTTACTGATATTTGGATTGGGTATGCTTCATCTTTATTTGATTCCATTTTCTCAAGAACTCCCTGTCTTTTATCTGCCCACACTACCAAATGACTATAAAACTgtgtcagaaaaaaacaaaaacaaaaacagaaagaaacaatacaaGAAAAGATTGAAGAAACAGAGATAATAGAGAGATAGTGAGAAAAAGAGGCAGTCAAGcttagatacaaagaaaaggaatgggaaatagataagggaaggaaggagaagtagGAAATGACAAATGGCAAAGGGGTTAGAGACAAACTTGGGGGTGAGGGATAGAAAGATTTGAGAGACAAGAATGAATCACCATGcaagtgtgtgtgtttgttttgtcAGAGTGGAGAGAGTAAATTGAAGTACATTATGGCCAATACATCTTATATCATATGGGTAGCTCAGAAGATGGAAGGACAGCTATGTGCATGGGAACTCTTGTCAGTTGACTACTGCTCACATGAACCATAATTTGACTGGCATGATTTATCACATAAATTATGATTAAGAAACTTATATCGAATATAGAAAAGATAACTATGCCACCTGTGAGCAAAACTATATGAGATTAGAAGAAGACAATTCTCTACAGACTCAATCTGGAAGAAGGAATCTTTATTACATGTGGCTacatgatttattcttttttaaaacttaagcAACACATGCTAGAGACAGGCAGATTTTTAGATGGGCTAAGGAATATGTAAATGGCAAATAGGATAGATATAAATAGTGGGAAATGAGGGAAATAGGAGTTgcatagtgggggggggggagagtgcAGGGGTCATGAAGGAAATAAAGATCTGAAAGATTTCTGGAAGCTTTCCCAATTCAGTACCCTTCCCCCTTCATTTTCATGTCATCTTCCCCCTGAATCCTTCTAACTCTACTCCCTTTTCCCAGAACCCTAATCTCCTGGCCCCCAGCCTTAACCTCCTGGCCCCAACCTTTCCTGCCTTCAGCAAAAACACCAACTCCTTGTAAGCCCTGGGGGCTTCCCCGGGCCAGGCTAGAGCCCTGAACCCTCCCGCGCTATGCTGCTTCCTCTATAAAGGGACTGAGGCGAGGCCCAGGAAGCCCAGCTCATAGCAGGTAGGGGCCCCTGGCTGAGATACTACTGAACTCTGAACCATTTCTCCCtggccctttaaaaaaaaaacaaaaaaaaaaaaaaaaaacctgattccAATTATTTCACCATAACTTCCTGTGTCTATTATTTCTACCTGCTCCTCTCTAGGTCTGCTTTGGGCTTGGTCTCCACCTCATCCTTTCTGAGTCTCTGACTTTCTTTCAATTAGtctctatttgcttctgtttctgttcCTCTCTGGCTGTTTCTGTTTCTCAGTTCTGTCAATCtcaatctctttgtctctgtctctctttctctttctctgtctgtctgtctctctctgtctctcctctttttctgtccacaagtgtctatgtctctgtcttgaTATATATAAGCTTCTTTATATCAGTGTGTTTTCCATATCttcctgtttctgtttctatactcatttcctatttcctttctctctttctccccatccctaaGTCTTTCCATCCTTATCTCTTCCCTGGTCCCttctctactttctctttctctctcctcagaTTCTCCCCATGACCTCATCTGGAGTCCTATGCCTTCTGGGGGCACTGAGCCTCCATGCGCTTTGGCTGCAGCCACCAGAGGCTCAGGTGAGAAGCAACAGGACTGGGGGATAATTTGGGGATTGAGAGCTTAAAGGGGCAAGAAAGAAATCTTGGCCCTCTGGTACCTTCTTAATCATGTTCTTTCATAGGGGGCTCCCAATCTTGATAACTCCCACTCATCTAGCCCAGCCCTACCCCAGACAACTCAACAGTTCAGCCAGAAGAGCCTCATAAGAGACATTCTCAAACCAGCTGCCCATCTTGTTGGTAAGAATCTAGATGTTCTACCTTCTTCACTCCCCTCATAGACCCAAGCAACCAGCTCCCAGATTTCTCCTCCCTTAGTGGCCTGTATATGTATTCTCCCCGGTCCCGTAACATTCCCTGACTTCTGTGTCTCTCCCCTAGGAGACTTCAGCGCCAAGGACTCTATACGTTGGAGAGCAAGCACAGATCACGCTTTCCTCCGACATGGCTTTTCTCTAAGGAACAACTCCCTCTTGGTCCCCACAAGCGGCCTCTACTTCATTTACTCCCAAGTTGTCTTCTCAGGAGCCAGTTGTTCTCAGGTTACTCCCACCCCGCTCTATTTGAGCCATGAGGTTCTCCTCTTCTCCACCAAATACCAAGTTCATGTACCCCTTCTGAGTGCTCAAAAGTCTGTGTGCCCAGGGATTCGAGGATCCTGGATGAAATCAATCTACCAGGGAGCTGTGTTCCTGCTCACTCAGGGAGATCAGCTATCCACTCATACAGATGGTATCTCTCACCTGCTTCCGTCCCCTAGTAGTGTCTTTTTGGGGGCCTTTGcactataaagaaatagaaaaataaagagaaaaatggctTCAAGGCCCATCTCCATGTCCCTTCTTCTATTTCTACAGTTTCAAAGGTCCACATCACCAATCTCTGCTTCCAAcattgcttcatttctttcaagTACTTCCCTTCTGTACAACCTCCAAAGATGGAATTCTGGGTGGTTTGAAGGCATTCTAGAATGGGGGTTGAGGTGAGGACAACCATACACACCCTCACCCCTAAATCACTGTCAAATTTTGGATTTAGAATTTCCCATACAAAAATAATGcccatacaaaaataatttgtttggCTGGTTAGTAATCAGAGTGAGATTTAAGCTTGGTtgtggaaggggaagagaaacagGGTATGGAGGATAGGAATCAGGGATTGGTTGGGAGAAGGAATACAGAAAATTATTTatgaatgttgaatattatttatttatagagaAACAGAATGAGAAGAGGGAGCTAGAAAAGACAGAAAACTATCAAGGGAAGACTTATCAGGTAGATACAGaggtaaaatagagaaaaagtagaaaaggaacaagagagagggaaggaggtggTTTGGGTGAGAAAGAGAAGGGCTTGTAAAAATGGTGACAGCAGAGTGCTAGGGACCCTGCCTGGACTTATGCCCTCAGCAaagtttcaataaatatttttcctctgaGATTCCTGTCTGTCTGGTCTATTTAAAGGATTGGGGTAACACAGGGATTTTTGTGAAagggaagacaaaaaagaagataatagtgGCCATATGAGAAGGGAAGGATACATGAGGAAATATGGGGGAGAAAAATACTTAAAACTAAgggaaaatgaaagtaatatgGGAGACTTAGAAGATGAATGATAAAGATATGGGGGGAGTGATATCAAAGAATATAGGGGGCTTCCAGGAATATATACCCTGACATAAGGATGCTCTGAGATAATCATAGATGATATGGGGGTCCTATATCAAGAAAATATTCCTGTAGACCAAGAATGAAACTGAAGAAATCCAGAAGTCAGAATGAAAGTAGAAGGATATTCCTAGGACTGATTTCATCTTTGTTGGGATGTCTCTACTCCTTTCCAAAATTCAGATTTTAAATgccaactttctttcttttcctccctttcctctcaaCAGAGCTCCAATCCCCCAGACCTCAGTGTATTCTTCTTTCAGGGTTCTAGACATCTGAATCTGAAAATCCCACTTAAGCCCTAGCCTTACTTGAAGAGTGTCTCAAGATTTAAGGGCCAGAGGCATGGGGAATCAGTTCAGGACATCTTCCCTCCTGAAATCATCATTGGGGTTAACCCTTAAGGGGAGTGATATCTCTGGACTCTTGGATTCCTTTAAGTCCAACTTTCCAATACCCGCCTCCATtaggaggaggaaactgagaggaGCTTGGGGAAGGTCCACAGGGCCCCCACAGCAGCTTCCTCCAGATGAGCTCATGGGTTTCTCCACTAGGGAAGTTTTCCGCCCTCAGAGTGAGAACTTCTCCACACACACCCTGCCCTTGAGGCATATAAAGGCAGCTGCTCACTCATCAGTAGACAGAAGCTCCCAGAGAACATCAAGGAActaatcagagagagagaaagactacTCCAGGCTTTCTGACATTTTTACCCCTTTTAAAAACTCAAACCactgagctctctctctctctctctctctctctctctctctctctctctctctctctctctcacacacacacacacacacacacacacagacgca includes:
- the LTA gene encoding lymphotoxin-alpha is translated as MTSSGVLCLLGALSLHALWLQPPEAQGAPNLDNSHSSSPALPQTTQQFSQKSLIRDILKPAAHLVGDFSAKDSIRWRASTDHAFLRHGFSLRNNSLLVPTSGLYFIYSQVVFSGASCSQVTPTPLYLSHEVLLFSTKYQVHVPLLSAQKSVCPGIRGSWMKSIYQGAVFLLTQGDQLSTHTDGISHLLPSPSSVFLGAFAL